One genomic segment of Methylomagnum ishizawai includes these proteins:
- a CDS encoding glucoamylase family protein codes for MNTNDPSAQAVPAGNETLLDGLQCAAFEYFRHEANPDNGLVADSTRPGSPASIGATGFALTLYPVGVERGFMPRAEAVARTLAALRHLWHAPQGPEPDATGHRGFFYHFLDMERGRRALECELSTIDTAFLLAGALLAGRYFQGDDADECEIRRLADALYRRADWQWAQNGGCALATAWTPEQGFAHNRWYGYSEALILYVLGLGSPTHPLPPNSYAVWTTRYDWREAYGYGLLYAGPLFIHQFSHLWIDFRQIQDAYMRTKGIDYFENSRRATCAQRDYALQNPHGFRNYGEHCWGITASDGPDRTCEVAGHERRFFGYLARGAPFGPDDGTLAPWAAAASLPFAPEIVLPTLHYLSGLHGGAAVAYGFTGSFNPTVPDPAHPEIGWLSPWHLGINQGPIVIMAENYRSGLVWRLMRGCPYVVKGLRRAGFGGSWLGRD; via the coding sequence ATGAACACCAATGACCCATCGGCACAGGCGGTACCCGCCGGGAACGAGACGTTGCTGGACGGCCTGCAATGCGCGGCCTTCGAGTACTTCCGGCACGAGGCCAACCCGGACAACGGCCTAGTCGCGGACAGCACCAGACCTGGAAGCCCCGCCAGCATCGGCGCGACGGGGTTCGCCTTGACGCTGTATCCCGTCGGCGTCGAGCGGGGGTTCATGCCCCGCGCCGAGGCGGTGGCGCGCACCCTCGCGGCCTTGCGCCATCTATGGCACGCGCCGCAAGGCCCGGAACCCGACGCCACGGGCCACCGGGGCTTCTTCTACCACTTCCTGGATATGGAACGGGGACGGCGGGCGCTGGAATGCGAGCTTTCGACCATCGACACGGCGTTCCTCCTGGCCGGAGCCTTGCTCGCGGGCCGGTACTTCCAGGGCGACGATGCCGACGAATGTGAAATCCGCCGCCTGGCCGACGCGCTGTACCGCCGTGCCGATTGGCAATGGGCACAGAACGGCGGCTGTGCGCTGGCCACGGCCTGGACCCCGGAACAGGGCTTCGCCCACAACCGTTGGTATGGCTACAGCGAAGCCCTGATCCTGTACGTCCTGGGACTGGGTTCGCCCACCCACCCCCTGCCGCCCAACAGCTACGCCGTGTGGACCACGCGCTACGACTGGCGCGAGGCCTACGGGTACGGGCTGCTGTACGCCGGTCCCCTGTTCATCCACCAGTTCTCGCATCTCTGGATCGATTTCCGCCAGATCCAGGACGCTTATATGCGGACCAAGGGCATCGACTACTTCGAGAACAGCCGCCGGGCGACCTGCGCCCAGCGGGACTACGCCCTCCAGAATCCCCATGGATTCCGCAACTACGGCGAACACTGCTGGGGCATCACCGCCAGCGACGGGCCGGACCGGACTTGCGAGGTGGCCGGGCATGAACGGCGGTTCTTCGGCTACCTGGCCCGGGGCGCGCCGTTCGGCCCGGACGACGGCACCTTGGCCCCCTGGGCCGCCGCCGCCTCCCTGCCCTTCGCGCCCGAAATCGTCCTGCCCACCCTCCATTATTTGAGCGGGCTCCATGGCGGGGCCGCCGTTGCCTATGGCTTCACGGGATCGTTCAACCCCACGGTTCCAGACCCGGCCCATCCCGAGATCGGCTGGCTGTCGCCCTGGCACCTGGGGATCAACCAAGGCCCCATCGTCATCATGGCGGAGAACTACCGTTCGGGCCTGGTGTGGCGGCTGATGCGCGGTTGCCCCTATGTGGTGAAGGGCTTGCGCCGGGCGGGATTCGGGGGCAGCTGGCTGGGCCGGGACTGA
- a CDS encoding SDR family oxidoreductase has protein sequence MAQPDIVVVTGSSAGIGRATALEFARHGAKLALLARGIDGLAGAQREIEQVGGTALVIPTDVADPEQVERAADRVERELGPIDIWVNCAMVTVFSPVEAMTPGEFRRVTEVTYLGTVHGTLAALKRMRPRGRGTIVQVGSALAYRAIPLQSAYCGAKFAIRGFTDALRSELIHDRSPVKLTMVQIAAFNTPQFDWARIHLDQNPQPVPPIFQPEVAARGIVHAAYHPRREFWIGWPTVKAILGNKLIPGLLDRYLASRAYEGQFGPEPLPAHRPDNLFEPVPGDHGSHGRFDARAKPDSWQLLANMHRGWIVGALGILILLAAILAG, from the coding sequence ATGGCCCAACCGGATATCGTCGTCGTCACCGGATCGTCCGCCGGGATCGGACGCGCCACCGCCCTGGAGTTCGCACGGCATGGGGCCAAGCTGGCGCTCCTGGCCCGTGGGATCGACGGGCTGGCGGGGGCACAGCGGGAAATCGAGCAGGTGGGCGGCACCGCCCTCGTCATCCCCACCGACGTGGCCGACCCGGAGCAGGTGGAACGCGCCGCCGACCGGGTGGAACGGGAACTCGGCCCCATCGACATCTGGGTGAACTGCGCCATGGTCACGGTGTTCTCGCCGGTCGAGGCGATGACGCCGGGGGAGTTCCGGCGGGTCACCGAAGTCACCTATCTCGGCACCGTCCACGGCACCTTGGCGGCGCTCAAGCGGATGCGGCCACGCGGCCGGGGCACCATCGTGCAGGTGGGTTCCGCCCTGGCCTACCGCGCCATCCCGCTGCAATCGGCCTATTGCGGGGCCAAGTTCGCCATCCGGGGCTTCACCGACGCCCTGCGCTCGGAACTGATCCACGACCGCTCGCCGGTCAAGCTGACCATGGTGCAGATCGCGGCCTTCAACACGCCCCAGTTCGATTGGGCGCGCATCCACCTCGACCAGAACCCGCAGCCGGTCCCGCCCATCTTCCAGCCCGAAGTCGCGGCGCGGGGCATCGTCCACGCGGCCTATCATCCACGCCGGGAATTCTGGATCGGCTGGCCGACCGTCAAGGCCATCCTCGGCAACAAGCTGATCCCGGGGTTGCTCGACCGCTACCTCGCCAGCCGGGCCTACGAGGGCCAGTTCGGTCCCGAGCCCCTGCCCGCCCACCGTCCCGACAACCTGTTCGAGCCGGTGCCCGGCGACCACGGCAGCCATGGCCGCTTCGACGCGCGGGCGAAACCCGATAGCTGGCAATTGCTCGCCAATATGCACCGGGGTTGGATCGTCGGCGCACTGGGAATCCTGATCCTGCTAGCCGCGATCCTGGCAGGCTGA
- a CDS encoding DUF6567 family protein: MKILLTMPVLLILMGCAAAPALLGLPLGQTSGGGGGGVQATGLTQVDLAKANFQVVKVHAMGHSTGFRLFGFLTLKSPDYIEAIAGMYRDAGITGGRPQALANVVYVQDNPYFILFSLPKVTVRGDLVEFREDRP, encoded by the coding sequence ATGAAAATTCTGCTGACGATGCCCGTCTTGCTCATCCTGATGGGCTGCGCGGCCGCGCCCGCGCTGTTGGGGCTTCCTTTGGGCCAAACGTCGGGCGGTGGCGGAGGAGGTGTCCAAGCCACGGGCCTGACCCAGGTGGATTTGGCCAAGGCGAACTTCCAGGTGGTCAAGGTTCACGCCATGGGCCATAGCACCGGATTCCGGCTGTTCGGCTTCCTGACCCTCAAGAGCCCCGACTACATCGAAGCCATCGCGGGCATGTACCGCGATGCCGGGATCACGGGGGGCAGGCCCCAGGCCCTGGCGAACGTGGTGTACGTGCAGGACAATCCTTATTTCATCCTGTTCTCCCTGCCCAAGGTCACCGTGCGGGGAGACTTGGTGGAGTTCCGCGAGGATCGGCCCTAA
- a CDS encoding sensory rhodopsin transducer: protein MSNTVGKTRWAIAEGYIPPDSTGPGREFESHETACLLNTGDIDAQVVITVLFADREPAGPYRVTVPARRTLHLRFNDLDDPEPIPRGVDYASLIESDRPIVVQHTRLDSRQAALALLSTVAYAEESSP, encoded by the coding sequence ATGAGCAATACTGTCGGCAAAACCCGCTGGGCCATCGCGGAAGGCTACATCCCACCGGATAGCACCGGTCCGGGCCGGGAGTTCGAGAGCCACGAAACGGCCTGCCTGCTCAATACCGGCGATATCGATGCCCAGGTCGTCATCACCGTGCTCTTCGCCGACCGCGAACCCGCCGGGCCGTACCGGGTGACGGTCCCTGCACGGCGCACCCTGCACCTGCGCTTCAACGACTTGGACGATCCGGAACCCATCCCCCGGGGCGTCGACTACGCCAGCCTGATCGAATCCGACCGGCCCATCGTGGTCCAGCACACCCGGCTGGATTCGCGGCAGGCGGCGTTGGCGCTGCTCAGCACCGTGGCCTACGCCGAGGAATCATCGCCATGA
- a CDS encoding DUF4396 domain-containing protein: protein MDLVWPLTALFGGPLALWAYAAIGRAGPRGEPSRERPFWQSVGLGTTHCGSGCALGDIVAEWFVFFVPLTLFGKPLFAAWALDYALAFLFGIVFQYFTIQPMRKLPPTQGLAAALKADALSLTAWQVGMYGWMALTVFVLFGHKLPKTDPVFWFMMQIAMLAGFLTSYPVNWWLLRKGIKETM, encoded by the coding sequence ATGGACCTCGTCTGGCCGCTGACGGCGCTGTTCGGCGGTCCGTTGGCGCTCTGGGCCTATGCCGCCATCGGACGCGCCGGACCACGGGGGGAACCGTCCCGGGAGAGGCCGTTCTGGCAGTCCGTCGGCCTCGGCACGACCCATTGCGGCAGCGGCTGCGCCCTGGGGGATATCGTGGCGGAGTGGTTCGTGTTCTTCGTGCCGCTCACCCTGTTCGGCAAGCCCCTGTTCGCGGCCTGGGCCTTGGATTATGCGCTGGCCTTCCTGTTCGGGATCGTTTTCCAATATTTCACGATCCAGCCGATGCGGAAGCTGCCCCCGACCCAGGGGCTGGCGGCGGCGCTCAAGGCCGATGCCCTGTCGCTCACGGCCTGGCAGGTCGGCATGTACGGCTGGATGGCGCTCACCGTGTTCGTCCTATTCGGCCATAAACTGCCCAAGACCGATCCGGTGTTCTGGTTCATGATGCAGATCGCCATGCTCGCCGGATTCCTGACCAGCTATCCGGTGAACTGGTGGCTGCTCAGGAAGGGTATCAAGGAAACGATGTAG
- a CDS encoding cation:proton antiporter: MAGSSWEWIALSYAALLLVAVLLSGLAERSVLSTAVLFLAGGFALGEGGLGVIALRPDDPPVAVLADLALFSVLFSDGMRISFRDLATAWHLPGRALLLGMPLTMGITAVFAHALVGLGWVEAFLVGAVLGPTDPVFAVAIVGREEIPARLRHLLRVESGLNDGLALPIVLVILARLRSVDAGSGQLVAEILSGALLGVAVPWAAVGLERACLFRVSREYQPLFALAVGLLVLSLSRVLGVNEYLAAFAAGITLTSVGVAWRDGFLATGEQIAEVLKLLALMAFGALISPGFFRETAPASYLFACAALFVARPLALHIALLGSPLDGRERWVAAWFGPKGFASVVYGILILKAAIPGASHLFHLVALVIAGSMVAHSSTDVLIARWFHRSARRKDTG, from the coding sequence ATGGCGGGAAGCTCCTGGGAATGGATCGCGCTGTCCTACGCCGCCTTGTTGCTGGTGGCGGTGCTGTTGTCGGGGTTGGCCGAGCGCAGTGTGCTGTCCACGGCGGTGTTGTTCCTGGCGGGCGGCTTCGCCTTGGGCGAAGGGGGCTTGGGCGTGATCGCGCTGCGTCCCGACGATCCGCCGGTGGCGGTGTTGGCGGACCTGGCCTTGTTCAGCGTGTTGTTCAGCGATGGCATGCGCATCAGTTTCCGCGACCTGGCCACGGCCTGGCATCTGCCGGGCCGGGCCTTGCTGCTGGGGATGCCGCTGACGATGGGCATCACGGCGGTGTTCGCCCACGCCCTCGTCGGCCTGGGCTGGGTGGAAGCCTTTTTGGTGGGCGCGGTGCTAGGCCCGACGGACCCCGTGTTCGCCGTCGCCATCGTGGGCAGGGAGGAAATCCCCGCACGCCTGCGTCATCTATTGCGGGTGGAAAGCGGCCTGAACGATGGCCTTGCCTTGCCCATCGTGCTGGTGATCCTGGCCCGCTTGCGGTCGGTGGACGCCGGAAGCGGCCAACTCGTGGCCGAAATCCTGTCCGGCGCGCTGCTTGGCGTCGCCGTGCCTTGGGCCGCGGTGGGGCTCGAACGGGCTTGCCTGTTCCGGGTCTCGCGGGAATACCAGCCACTGTTCGCCTTGGCGGTGGGCCTGTTGGTGCTGTCCCTGTCCCGGGTACTGGGGGTGAACGAATATCTCGCGGCCTTCGCCGCAGGCATCACTCTGACCAGCGTGGGCGTGGCCTGGCGGGATGGCTTCCTGGCCACCGGCGAACAGATCGCCGAGGTGCTGAAACTTTTAGCCCTGATGGCGTTCGGTGCCCTGATCTCGCCGGGGTTCTTCCGGGAAACCGCGCCCGCAAGCTACCTGTTCGCCTGCGCGGCGCTGTTCGTGGCCCGGCCCCTGGCGTTGCATATCGCCTTACTGGGGAGTCCCCTGGATGGACGGGAACGCTGGGTGGCGGCTTGGTTCGGACCCAAGGGTTTCGCGTCCGTGGTTTACGGCATCCTCATCCTGAAGGCCGCCATCCCCGGCGCTTCCCATTTGTTCCACCTGGTCGCCCTGGTCATCGCCGGGTCGATGGTCGCGCACTCGTCCACCGACGTGCTGATCGCGCGTTGGTTCCACCGGTCGGCGCGGCGGAAGGACACCGGGTGA
- a CDS encoding AI-2E family transporter, which translates to MSMWDRVKPSTDTVPAEEAGTEQRVDGWLTRRTLIVALIGAAVLALSLAVWQVSQILLLIFAAILVAIFLRTLAEWVSRHSALSMGWSLAAVVLALLGAFALIGALYGPAIVDGFYQLVRRMPTALARFKTAADHYAWGPDLVDALSRLGNGLADPQQLAKVAGVFSTALGALGSVLVVAVLGIYLAAQPGLYIDGTLRLFPPRHRERVGEAFQRIGHALRWWLLGRIAAMSAVGVATGIGLAILGMPFVFILSLLNAVLDFIPNIGPLVAAVPAVLVGLSQDGATAFYVALLYFAVQSLEGFLLMPLIQQRTVAMAPALMFAAQLFMGAGFGILGLLLAPPLAVVVMVLVRIFYLRDTLGERIEPL; encoded by the coding sequence ATGAGCATGTGGGATCGAGTCAAACCGTCGACGGACACCGTCCCGGCGGAGGAAGCGGGCACGGAGCAGCGCGTCGATGGCTGGTTGACGCGGCGGACCTTGATCGTGGCGCTCATCGGCGCGGCGGTCCTCGCGTTGTCGTTGGCGGTTTGGCAGGTGTCCCAAATCCTCCTGCTGATATTCGCCGCCATCCTGGTGGCCATTTTCCTGCGCACGCTGGCGGAGTGGGTTAGCCGCCACAGCGCCTTGTCCATGGGCTGGTCCTTGGCGGCGGTGGTTTTGGCGCTGCTGGGCGCGTTCGCGTTGATCGGCGCCTTGTATGGCCCGGCCATCGTGGACGGCTTCTATCAATTGGTGCGGCGGATGCCCACGGCGCTGGCCCGGTTCAAGACCGCCGCCGACCACTACGCCTGGGGGCCGGACCTCGTCGACGCCCTGTCCAGGTTGGGGAACGGCCTGGCGGATCCGCAGCAACTCGCGAAGGTCGCCGGTGTGTTTTCCACCGCGCTCGGTGCCCTGGGCAGCGTGTTGGTCGTGGCGGTGCTGGGCATTTATCTCGCCGCCCAACCGGGCCTCTATATCGATGGCACCCTGCGCCTGTTTCCCCCGCGCCACCGGGAGCGCGTCGGGGAGGCTTTCCAACGCATCGGGCACGCCTTGCGCTGGTGGTTGCTGGGCAGGATCGCCGCGATGTCGGCGGTGGGGGTGGCGACCGGCATCGGGTTGGCGATCCTGGGCATGCCGTTCGTCTTCATCCTGTCCCTGCTCAACGCGGTCCTGGATTTCATCCCCAATATCGGGCCGCTCGTCGCCGCTGTGCCTGCGGTATTGGTCGGCCTGTCCCAGGACGGGGCGACGGCCTTTTATGTGGCCCTGCTGTATTTCGCCGTGCAGAGCCTGGAAGGCTTCCTCCTCATGCCCCTCATCCAGCAGCGGACGGTTGCCATGGCACCGGCCTTGATGTTCGCGGCGCAATTGTTCATGGGGGCGGGCTTCGGCATCCTGGGCCTGCTGCTGGCACCACCCCTGGCGGTGGTCGTCATGGTCCTGGTGCGGATTTTCTACCTCCGGGACACCCTGGGCGAACGGATAGAACCGCTTTGA
- a CDS encoding DUF1348 family protein gives MTTNIESRPPFPPFTPETAAQKVRMAEDAWNSRDPQRVALAYTPDSEWRNRAEFPKGRESIVEFLTRKWARELDYRLIKELWACADHRIAVRFAYEWRDDSGHWFRSYGNENWEFDGNGLMRRRFASINDLPITEAERKFHWPPGRRPDDHPGLSELGL, from the coding sequence ATGACGACAAATATCGAATCGCGCCCGCCCTTTCCGCCCTTCACCCCCGAAACGGCGGCCCAAAAAGTCAGGATGGCCGAGGATGCCTGGAACAGCCGCGACCCGCAGCGCGTCGCCCTGGCCTACACCCCCGACAGCGAATGGCGGAACCGCGCCGAGTTCCCGAAGGGGCGGGAAAGCATCGTCGAGTTTTTGACCCGCAAATGGGCGCGTGAACTGGATTACCGGTTGATCAAGGAACTCTGGGCCTGCGCCGACCACCGGATCGCCGTGCGTTTCGCCTACGAATGGCGGGATGATTCCGGCCACTGGTTCCGCTCGTATGGCAATGAGAACTGGGAATTCGACGGGAACGGCTTGATGCGGCGCAGGTTCGCCAGCATCAACGACCTACCGATCACGGAGGCCGAACGGAAATTCCATTGGCCGCCGGGCCGCCGCCCCGACGATCATCCGGGACTGAGCGAATTGGGGCTGTAA
- a CDS encoding glutathione S-transferase family protein, producing MIELYEFALSGNCHKVRLMLSLLGVEYRSIPVRGTEREHKQEAFLALNPFGQVPVLVDAGLAVRDSQAILIYLARKYGGPAWWPDEAGELAAVTPWLFTAANEIARGPNAARLHRKFGIPLDYDAALAVAAEVMGIIETHLGGRAWLALDRPTLADIACYPYLALAWEGGIEPAHYPAMRDWFTRIQELPGYVAMPGM from the coding sequence ATGATCGAACTCTATGAATTCGCCCTATCGGGCAATTGCCACAAGGTCCGCCTGATGCTCTCCCTGCTGGGAGTGGAATACCGTTCCATCCCCGTGCGGGGGACCGAGCGGGAACACAAGCAGGAAGCCTTCCTGGCCCTGAATCCGTTCGGCCAGGTGCCGGTACTGGTGGATGCTGGATTGGCCGTGCGCGATAGCCAAGCCATCCTGATCTACCTGGCGCGGAAATACGGCGGCCCGGCCTGGTGGCCGGACGAGGCCGGGGAACTGGCCGCCGTGACCCCTTGGCTGTTCACCGCCGCCAACGAGATCGCCCGGGGTCCCAACGCGGCCCGGCTGCACCGGAAATTCGGGATACCGCTGGACTACGATGCGGCGCTCGCCGTGGCCGCCGAGGTCATGGGAATCATCGAAACCCATCTCGGCGGACGGGCATGGCTGGCGCTGGACCGGCCGACCCTCGCCGACATCGCCTGCTATCCCTACCTGGCCCTGGCGTGGGAGGGTGGCATCGAACCCGCCCACTACCCGGCCATGCGGGATTGGTTTACCCGTATCCAAGAACTGCCGGGCTATGTCGCCATGCCCGGCATGTGA
- a CDS encoding pyridoxamine 5'-phosphate oxidase family protein, whose protein sequence is MARAFAEIAFTDSVRAAQERYGSRQSNQRLASDGQRRDILGEHEIAFLAERDSFYMGSVGENGWPYVQHRGGPKGFLKVLDEKTLGFADFQGNRQYLSVGNLSADDRVSLFLMDYPNRRRLKLWARARVVDAADDPALLAQLELPGYRARVERAIVLTVEAYDWNCPQHITPKFTEDEVRAGWLEPLEQRLAELERENRALKARLAAMPDLLNTAADPA, encoded by the coding sequence ATGGCACGCGCATTCGCGGAAATCGCGTTCACGGATTCGGTCAGGGCGGCGCAGGAGCGTTATGGATCCCGCCAATCCAATCAGCGATTGGCGTCCGACGGGCAACGCCGGGACATTCTGGGCGAGCACGAGATCGCCTTCCTGGCCGAGCGCGACAGCTTCTACATGGGGTCAGTGGGCGAGAACGGCTGGCCCTATGTCCAACATCGCGGCGGCCCCAAGGGTTTCCTGAAGGTGCTGGATGAAAAGACCCTCGGCTTCGCCGACTTCCAAGGCAACCGGCAATACCTCAGCGTGGGCAATTTGAGCGCGGATGACCGCGTCTCGCTGTTCCTCATGGATTACCCGAACCGGCGGCGGCTGAAGCTGTGGGCGCGGGCCCGCGTCGTGGACGCGGCGGACGATCCCGCGCTCCTGGCCCAACTGGAATTGCCGGGCTACCGGGCGCGGGTCGAGCGGGCCATCGTGCTGACGGTCGAGGCCTACGACTGGAATTGTCCCCAGCACATCACCCCGAAATTCACCGAGGACGAGGTCAGGGCAGGATGGCTGGAACCCCTGGAGCAACGCTTGGCCGAATTGGAGCGGGAGAACCGGGCGCTCAAAGCCCGCTTGGCCGCGATGCCGGACTTGCTGAATACAGCCGCCGACCCCGCTTAG
- a CDS encoding carboxymuconolactone decarboxylase family protein, which yields MNRIAIPAVELAPAASQPLLAAVHKQLGTVPNLMKLVGNSPAALEGYLGLNAALAKGSLGAKTGERIALAIAEINACGYCLSAHTYLGKHLAKLDDAELAANRNGTSSDPKAAAAVHFASRVALERGHVTDADVRAVKATGYDDAQIVEIVLHVALNTLTNYVNEVAQTEIDFPEVKAGLRVAA from the coding sequence ATGAACCGAATCGCCATTCCCGCCGTCGAGCTAGCCCCCGCCGCATCCCAACCGCTGTTGGCCGCCGTTCACAAGCAACTGGGCACGGTGCCGAACCTCATGAAATTGGTCGGCAACAGCCCGGCGGCCTTGGAAGGCTACCTGGGACTCAATGCCGCCCTGGCCAAGGGCAGCCTCGGCGCCAAAACCGGCGAGCGCATCGCCCTGGCTATCGCCGAGATCAATGCCTGCGGCTATTGCCTGTCGGCGCATACCTACCTGGGCAAGCACCTGGCAAAACTGGACGACGCCGAACTGGCGGCCAACCGCAACGGCACCTCGTCCGATCCCAAGGCCGCCGCCGCCGTCCATTTCGCTAGCCGGGTCGCGCTCGAACGCGGCCATGTCACGGACGCCGACGTCCGGGCGGTGAAGGCGACCGGCTACGACGACGCCCAGATCGTGGAGATCGTGCTGCATGTCGCGCTGAACACCTTGACCAACTATGTCAACGAAGTGGCTCAAACCGAGATCGACTTCCCGGAGGTCAAGGCCGGTTTGCGCGTTGCGGCGTGA
- a CDS encoding LysR family transcriptional regulator: MDRLHLMTVFVAVAEAESFAGGARRLGMSPPAVTRAVAALEERLGVKLLNRTTRFVRATEAGQRYLDDARRIIGEVDEADEAAAGINAEPRGHLAVTAPALFGKMFVLPGIVEYLRRHPAMEVSALFVDRVVNLLEEGLDVGVRIGELPDSSMKAIRVGSVRRVLCASPAYLEKHGTPADLTALPVHTLIAASAVTPTHEWKFGQGPGASSVRVHPRLTVNNNDAAIEAALQGFGITRLLSYQVAAFVAAGQLRIILNEFEAAPMPIHVLHREGRYASAKIRTFVDLIAARLRGDSALN, translated from the coding sequence ATGGACCGATTGCACTTGATGACGGTGTTCGTGGCAGTGGCGGAAGCGGAGAGCTTCGCGGGCGGTGCCCGGCGGCTGGGGATGTCGCCCCCGGCCGTGACCCGGGCGGTCGCGGCGCTGGAGGAACGGCTCGGAGTGAAACTGCTCAACCGGACCACCCGGTTCGTGCGCGCCACCGAGGCGGGGCAACGCTACCTGGACGACGCACGCCGCATCATCGGCGAAGTGGATGAAGCCGACGAAGCCGCCGCAGGCATCAACGCCGAACCACGCGGCCACCTGGCGGTCACGGCACCGGCGCTGTTCGGCAAGATGTTCGTCCTGCCCGGCATCGTCGAATATTTGCGGCGCCACCCGGCCATGGAGGTGTCGGCCTTGTTCGTGGACCGGGTCGTGAACCTGTTGGAGGAAGGGCTGGATGTGGGCGTGCGCATCGGCGAATTGCCGGATTCCAGCATGAAGGCGATCCGCGTAGGGTCGGTCCGGCGCGTGCTGTGCGCTTCCCCCGCCTATCTCGAAAAGCACGGCACGCCCGCTGATTTGACGGCCCTGCCGGTGCACACCCTCATCGCGGCTTCCGCCGTCACCCCCACCCATGAATGGAAGTTTGGCCAGGGTCCGGGTGCGTCTTCCGTCCGGGTCCATCCCAGGCTCACCGTGAATAACAACGACGCGGCCATCGAAGCGGCCCTGCAAGGGTTCGGCATCACCCGGCTCTTGTCCTATCAAGTCGCCGCCTTTGTGGCCGCCGGGCAACTCAGGATCATCCTGAACGAGTTCGAGGCCGCGCCCATGCCCATCCATGTGCTGCACCGCGAGGGGCGCTATGCCTCCGCCAAGATCAGGACCTTCGTTGATTTGATCGCCGCCCGGTTGCGCGGCGATAGCGCGCTGAATTGA